The proteins below are encoded in one region of Amycolatopsis magusensis:
- a CDS encoding ABC transporter ATP-binding protein, producing the protein MTELTQPNELDDLVVRMSGVGVRRGQNDLLADLDWAVELDERWVVLGANGAGKTTLLRLAAAELHPTTGSVDLLGERIGKVSVFELRPRIGFTSAALASRVPGEETVRDVVVSAGYAVLGRWREVYDTLDTERADELLGAMGIKHLADRTFGTLSEGERKRALISRSLMTDPEMLLLDEPAAGLDLGGREDLVARLSELAMDPDAPAMVLVTHHVEEIPPGFTHALLLRDGRAVASGLVDDVLTSENLSATFAQDLALERWGDRYFARRR; encoded by the coding sequence GTGACCGAGCTGACGCAGCCGAACGAACTTGACGACCTCGTGGTGCGGATGAGCGGCGTGGGGGTGCGGCGCGGCCAGAACGACCTGCTCGCCGACCTCGACTGGGCGGTGGAACTCGACGAACGCTGGGTGGTGCTCGGCGCGAACGGGGCCGGCAAGACCACCCTGCTCCGCCTGGCCGCCGCCGAACTGCACCCGACCACCGGCAGCGTGGACCTGCTCGGGGAACGGATCGGCAAGGTCTCGGTGTTCGAGCTGCGCCCGCGCATCGGGTTCACTTCCGCCGCGCTCGCCTCGCGGGTGCCGGGCGAGGAGACCGTCCGGGACGTGGTGGTCAGCGCCGGGTACGCGGTGCTCGGCCGCTGGCGCGAGGTGTACGACACGCTCGACACCGAGCGCGCGGACGAACTGCTGGGCGCGATGGGCATCAAGCACCTCGCCGACCGCACCTTCGGCACCCTGTCCGAAGGGGAGCGCAAGCGCGCGCTGATCTCCCGCTCGCTGATGACCGACCCCGAGATGCTGCTGCTCGACGAGCCGGCGGCCGGGCTGGACCTCGGGGGCCGCGAGGATCTGGTGGCGCGGCTGTCCGAGCTGGCCATGGACCCCGACGCACCGGCGATGGTGCTGGTCACGCACCACGTCGAGGAGATCCCGCCGGGCTTCACCCACGCGCTGCTGCTGCGGGACGGCCGGGCGGTCGCCTCCGGACTGGTCGACGACGTGCTGACCAGTGAGAACCTGTCCGCCACCTTCGCGCAGGACCTGGCACTGGAACGCTGGGGCGACCGCTACTTCGCCCGTCGCCGCTGA
- a CDS encoding SGNH/GDSL hydrolase family protein: MKRRFLGLLLGLVTAAGLGTAPAAVAAPEAGLWSGTWATAVQQPTFGVVQNWSEAGFAEQSVRQVVRVASGGVAARVRLSNEFGDQPLRLTGATVARSAEGAAVKPGSVRPLTFRHARSAEIPAGGELRSDPLPLLVAPLEELTVTLYFREPTGPVTSHVNAIATSYRASGDHRSDTSAAAFTETSVSWYLLSGVEVLAPGKGAVVTFGDSITEGALSTVDGDNRYPDELAERLGGKRPVLNSGIGGNRVLTDSACLGERATARFERDVLDQPGVRSVIIMEGINDIGMSSFPPDDCLGATPWVTAADLIAGHRNLIKQARAEGIRVIGGTLTPFKGAFYFSAEREAVRDEVNHWIRTSGEYDAVVDFDRALADPADPDTMLAAYDSGDRLHPNDAGYHAMAAAVDLTQL, encoded by the coding sequence ATGAAACGAAGATTCCTCGGCTTGCTGCTGGGCCTCGTGACCGCGGCCGGCCTCGGCACCGCGCCCGCCGCGGTCGCCGCACCGGAAGCGGGACTGTGGTCGGGCACCTGGGCGACCGCGGTCCAGCAGCCGACGTTCGGCGTGGTGCAGAACTGGTCGGAGGCCGGGTTCGCCGAGCAGTCGGTGCGCCAGGTCGTCCGGGTGGCTTCCGGCGGGGTGGCCGCGCGGGTGCGGTTGTCCAACGAGTTCGGCGACCAGCCGCTGCGGCTGACCGGCGCGACGGTGGCGCGGTCCGCCGAGGGCGCCGCGGTCAAGCCGGGGTCGGTGCGGCCGCTGACCTTCCGGCACGCCCGGTCGGCGGAGATCCCGGCGGGCGGGGAACTGCGCAGCGATCCGCTGCCGTTGCTGGTGGCTCCGCTGGAGGAGTTGACGGTCACGCTGTACTTCCGCGAGCCGACCGGGCCGGTCACCTCGCACGTGAACGCGATCGCGACCAGCTACCGCGCGAGCGGTGACCACCGGTCGGACACGAGCGCGGCGGCGTTCACCGAGACTTCCGTCTCCTGGTACCTGCTCTCCGGGGTGGAGGTGCTCGCGCCCGGCAAGGGCGCGGTGGTGACCTTCGGCGACTCGATCACCGAAGGCGCGCTGTCCACTGTGGATGGCGACAACCGGTACCCGGACGAGCTGGCCGAGCGGCTCGGCGGGAAGCGCCCGGTGCTGAACAGCGGCATCGGCGGCAACCGGGTGCTCACCGACTCGGCGTGCCTGGGGGAGAGGGCCACCGCTCGGTTCGAACGGGATGTGCTGGACCAGCCGGGCGTTCGCTCGGTGATCATCATGGAGGGCATCAACGACATCGGCATGAGCAGCTTCCCACCGGACGACTGCCTCGGGGCGACGCCATGGGTGACCGCGGCCGACCTGATCGCGGGGCACCGGAACCTGATCAAACAGGCGCGAGCGGAAGGGATCCGGGTGATCGGCGGGACGCTGACCCCGTTCAAGGGCGCGTTCTACTTCAGCGCGGAACGGGAAGCCGTGCGGGATGAGGTGAACCACTGGATCCGCACGTCGGGCGAATACGACGCCGTCGTCGACTTCGACCGGGCGCTGGCTGACCCCGCGGACCCGGACACCATGCTGGCCGCCTACGACTCAGGGGACCGCCTGCACCCGAACGATGCCGGCTACCACGCCATGGCAGCCGCAGTCGACCTCACGCAACTCTAG
- a CDS encoding neutral zinc metallopeptidase, translated as MRTPATLIALALAVVSLAACGTPVRGTAVRSPAVIAEDLARSAKSVVDPDFVNGSDGGDVDRLAATAITDIQAYWTETYPSLFGGPWEDLRGGFYSVDTADAGAEPPPCTESAATISGNAYYCSNGDVIVWDRAALLPVLTERFGGGGVMLVLAHEMGHAVQQRTGLGRGGDRDSAALYPGIVIEAMADCYAGSFIRWVVDGKAEHLQVEREELDSLMRALITFRDPLGTSHREASAHGDAFDRVSAFQDGFESGPRLCADITASNRAFTQRSFLSEEDAARGGNLPLPDLVPAISEDLGSYFSREMSQAGHEWSTPKIEPVTADPRCTAGEQGAVAYCPEQNSVQLREDGTLGDIHTNIGDFATGTVLASRFGLSALAAAGKPTTGEPAQRGTLCLAGAYTGSLLNPQGEFTVSPGDLDEAVQVLLGYDYPARDVDGGSIASGFDRVSAFRGGVVGGTKACDLG; from the coding sequence ATGCGCACGCCCGCGACCCTGATCGCGCTCGCCCTGGCCGTGGTTTCGCTGGCCGCGTGCGGCACGCCGGTGCGGGGCACCGCGGTCCGCAGCCCGGCGGTGATCGCCGAGGATCTGGCTCGCAGCGCGAAGTCCGTGGTCGACCCGGATTTCGTGAACGGGTCCGACGGCGGCGACGTGGACCGGCTGGCCGCCACCGCGATCACCGACATCCAGGCGTACTGGACCGAGACGTACCCCTCGCTGTTCGGCGGACCGTGGGAGGACCTGCGCGGCGGCTTTTACTCGGTCGACACCGCCGACGCCGGGGCCGAACCGCCGCCGTGCACCGAATCGGCGGCCACGATCAGCGGCAACGCCTACTACTGCTCGAACGGCGACGTGATCGTCTGGGACCGCGCGGCCCTGCTGCCGGTGCTGACCGAACGGTTCGGCGGTGGCGGCGTGATGCTGGTGCTGGCGCACGAGATGGGGCACGCCGTGCAGCAGCGCACCGGCCTCGGCCGCGGTGGTGACCGCGACAGCGCCGCGCTCTACCCCGGCATCGTGATCGAGGCGATGGCCGACTGCTACGCCGGTTCGTTCATCCGCTGGGTGGTCGACGGCAAGGCCGAGCACCTCCAGGTCGAGCGGGAGGAACTCGACTCGCTGATGCGCGCGCTGATCACCTTCCGCGACCCGCTCGGCACCTCCCACCGCGAGGCCTCCGCCCACGGCGACGCCTTCGACCGGGTTTCCGCCTTCCAGGACGGTTTCGAGTCCGGGCCCCGGTTGTGCGCCGACATCACCGCGTCGAACCGGGCGTTCACCCAGCGCTCCTTCCTCAGCGAAGAGGACGCGGCCCGCGGTGGGAACCTGCCGCTACCCGACCTGGTGCCCGCGATCTCCGAGGACCTCGGCTCGTACTTCTCGCGCGAAATGTCGCAGGCGGGGCACGAGTGGTCCACGCCCAAGATCGAGCCGGTGACCGCGGACCCGCGCTGCACCGCCGGTGAGCAGGGCGCGGTGGCGTACTGCCCGGAGCAGAACTCGGTGCAGCTGCGTGAGGACGGCACGCTCGGCGACATCCACACCAACATCGGCGACTTCGCCACCGGAACCGTGCTGGCCAGCCGCTTCGGCCTGAGCGCGCTCGCCGCCGCCGGCAAGCCGACCACCGGTGAACCGGCCCAGCGCGGCACGCTCTGCCTGGCGGGCGCCTACACCGGCTCCCTGCTCAACCCGCAGGGCGAGTTCACCGTGTCGCCCGGCGACCTCGACGAGGCCGTGCAGGTCCTGCTCGGCTACGACTACCCGGCACGCGACGTCGACGGCGGCTCGATCGCCTCCGGCTTCGACCGCGTGTCGGCCTTCCGCGGCGGGGTGGTCGGCGGCACGAAGGCGTGCGATCTGGGGTGA
- the glgP gene encoding alpha-glucan family phosphorylase, producing the protein MRAVRRFTVRPSLPEPLAGLRALATNLRWTWHPPTRDLFASIDAKLFNEIRDPLRLLTALPPARLEELALDDDFLAAARAATENLEHYLTEPRWYQRRAGEGDGRLPAAVAYFSMEFGVTEALPNYSGGLGVLAADHLKAASDLGVPMIGVGLLYRAGYFRQALSLDGWQVEHYPVIDPIGLPLELVTGENGAPMHVAVAMPGGRELLAQVWKARVGRIPLLLLDTDTDVNDDDLRGVTDRLYGGDADHRIRQQILAGIGGMRAVRQYCALTGHPQPEVSHTNEGHAGFLGLERAGEVMRDGGLEFDQALSAVRAGTVFTTHTPVSAGIDRFPVDLVQRYFGDGRLVPDVELRRVLALGAEENPGMFNMAHMGLRLAQRSNGVSALHGRVSRRMFARLWPGFDEREVPISSVTNGVHGPTWVARELSALLGGSHEEWGYDGDSDNWSGIRDRVSDEQLWALRRDLRQKLVMEVRRRVRAAWLQRGASALELGWTDHVFDPDVLTVGFARRVPTYKRLTLMLRNPDRLRALLLDEERPVQVVVAGKSHPADEGGKALIQQIVRFVDDARVRHRIVFLPDYDMAMARYLYRGCDVWLNNPTRPLEACGTSGMKSALNGGLNLSIRDGWWDECYDGSNGWAIPTADGVLDPLRRDDLEAAALYDLLELQIVPLFYERGPGGTPEGWLSRVWHTLQTLGPRLQASRMVREYVETGYRPAVETVHGAVADGYRGALSLAEYRTKVEVAWPRLTIFDTELQVEAPDTLVVGTEVRVGARIDLAGLEPSEVDVQAVVGKVGDTDELAEAVTVSMEPAGIGAFAAKLRLPYAGSLGYTVRVLPKHGLLASPAELGRVIHA; encoded by the coding sequence ATGAGAGCAGTTCGCCGGTTCACCGTCCGCCCGAGTCTGCCGGAGCCGCTGGCCGGGCTCCGCGCGCTGGCCACCAACCTGCGCTGGACCTGGCACCCGCCGACGCGCGACCTGTTCGCCTCGATCGACGCCAAGCTCTTCAACGAGATCCGGGACCCGTTGCGCCTGCTCACCGCGCTGCCGCCGGCCCGTCTGGAGGAACTGGCCCTCGACGACGACTTCCTCGCCGCCGCCCGTGCCGCGACGGAGAACCTCGAGCACTACCTGACCGAGCCGCGGTGGTACCAGCGCCGGGCGGGCGAAGGCGACGGCAGGCTGCCCGCCGCGGTGGCCTACTTCTCGATGGAGTTCGGCGTCACCGAAGCGCTGCCGAACTACTCGGGTGGCCTCGGCGTGCTCGCCGCCGACCACCTCAAAGCCGCGTCGGACCTCGGCGTGCCGATGATCGGTGTCGGCCTGCTCTACCGCGCCGGGTACTTCCGGCAGGCGCTGTCGCTCGACGGCTGGCAGGTGGAGCACTACCCGGTGATCGATCCGATCGGGCTGCCGCTGGAGCTGGTCACCGGCGAGAACGGCGCGCCGATGCACGTCGCGGTGGCGATGCCCGGCGGCCGGGAGTTGCTGGCGCAGGTGTGGAAGGCACGCGTCGGCCGGATCCCGTTGCTGCTGCTGGACACCGACACCGACGTCAACGACGACGACCTGCGCGGCGTCACCGACCGGCTCTACGGCGGCGACGCCGACCACCGCATCCGGCAGCAGATCCTCGCCGGCATCGGCGGTATGCGCGCGGTGCGCCAGTACTGCGCGCTGACCGGCCACCCGCAGCCGGAGGTCTCCCACACCAACGAAGGGCACGCGGGCTTCCTCGGCCTCGAGCGCGCCGGTGAGGTGATGCGCGACGGCGGACTGGAGTTCGACCAGGCGTTGTCCGCGGTCCGCGCCGGGACCGTGTTCACCACGCACACCCCGGTTTCGGCCGGGATCGACCGCTTCCCGGTCGACCTGGTGCAGCGTTACTTCGGCGACGGCAGGCTGGTACCGGACGTGGAGTTGCGCCGCGTGCTCGCCCTTGGTGCCGAGGAGAACCCCGGCATGTTCAACATGGCGCACATGGGCCTGCGCCTGGCCCAGCGGTCGAACGGGGTTTCCGCGCTGCACGGACGGGTCTCACGCCGGATGTTCGCGCGGTTGTGGCCCGGGTTCGACGAGCGTGAGGTGCCGATCTCGTCGGTGACCAACGGGGTGCACGGGCCGACCTGGGTGGCGCGCGAGCTGAGCGCGCTGCTCGGTGGCAGCCACGAGGAGTGGGGCTACGACGGCGATTCCGACAACTGGTCCGGCATCCGTGACCGGGTCAGCGACGAGCAACTCTGGGCGCTGCGCCGGGACCTGCGGCAGAAACTGGTGATGGAGGTACGCCGCCGGGTGCGGGCCGCGTGGCTGCAGCGAGGCGCTTCCGCGCTCGAACTCGGCTGGACCGACCACGTCTTCGACCCGGACGTGCTGACCGTCGGCTTCGCCAGGCGCGTGCCGACCTACAAGCGGCTGACCCTGATGCTGCGCAACCCGGACCGCCTGCGCGCGCTGCTGCTCGACGAGGAGCGGCCGGTGCAGGTGGTGGTCGCGGGCAAGTCGCACCCGGCGGACGAGGGCGGCAAGGCGCTGATCCAGCAGATCGTGCGGTTCGTCGACGACGCGCGGGTGCGGCACCGGATCGTCTTCCTGCCGGACTACGACATGGCGATGGCGCGGTACCTCTACCGCGGCTGTGACGTCTGGTTGAACAATCCGACAAGGCCACTGGAGGCCTGTGGGACTTCCGGCATGAAGTCCGCGTTGAACGGTGGGCTGAACCTGTCCATCCGGGACGGCTGGTGGGACGAGTGCTACGACGGCAGCAACGGCTGGGCCATCCCCACCGCGGACGGGGTGCTCGACCCGCTGCGCCGCGACGACCTCGAGGCCGCCGCCCTGTACGACCTGCTCGAGCTGCAGATCGTGCCGTTGTTCTACGAGCGCGGGCCGGGTGGCACGCCGGAGGGCTGGCTCTCACGGGTGTGGCACACGCTGCAGACGCTGGGACCGAGACTGCAGGCGTCGCGCATGGTCCGGGAGTACGTGGAGACCGGCTACCGCCCGGCCGTGGAGACGGTGCACGGCGCTGTCGCCGACGGCTACCGAGGAGCGCTGTCGCTGGCCGAGTACCGGACGAAGGTGGAGGTCGCCTGGCCGCGGCTGACCATCTTCGACACCGAACTGCAGGTGGAAGCCCCGGACACGCTGGTGGTCGGCACCGAGGTGCGGGTCGGCGCGCGGATCGACCTGGCCGGGCTGGAACCGTCCGAAGTGGACGTACAGGCGGTGGTCGGCAAGGTCGGCGACACCGATGAGCTGGCCGAAGCGGTGACCGTGTCGATGGAACCGGCGGGTATCGGCGCGTTCGCGGCGAAGCTCCGGCTGCCGTACGCGGGTTCGCTCGGCTACACCGTCCGGGTGCTGCCGAAGCACGGGCTGCTGGCGTCCCCCGCCGAGCTGGGCCGCGTGATCCACGCCTGA
- a CDS encoding class I SAM-dependent methyltransferase has protein sequence MTEVNDPAPHPHATEEEVKAAFGDPKLANVLYHDWEAGTYDEKWSISYDERCITYATDVFRAVAGEEDSPYPTAMELGSGTGFFLLNLMQGGVIKKGSVTDLSPGMVQVALRNAENLGLDVDGRVADAERIPYPDDSFDLVVGHAVLHHIPDVPAAFREVLRVLKPGGRFVFAGEPTKIGNFYARKLGQLTWWLTTNVTKLPALSDWRRPQEELDESSRAAALEAVVDLHTFDPSELERMALGAGAVDVRAVTEEFAAALAGWPIRTFEAAVPQEKLTVKWRLFAYHLWLRLSAVDKKLLAKVLPRQLFYNVMIAGTKPPAATGL, from the coding sequence ATGACCGAGGTGAACGACCCGGCGCCGCACCCGCACGCGACCGAGGAAGAGGTCAAGGCCGCGTTCGGCGACCCCAAGTTGGCCAACGTGCTCTACCACGACTGGGAAGCCGGGACCTACGACGAGAAGTGGTCCATCTCCTACGACGAGCGCTGCATCACCTACGCCACCGACGTGTTCCGCGCGGTGGCCGGTGAGGAGGACTCGCCGTACCCGACCGCGATGGAGCTGGGCAGCGGCACCGGCTTCTTCCTGCTGAACCTGATGCAGGGCGGGGTGATCAAGAAGGGCTCGGTCACCGACCTCTCACCGGGCATGGTGCAGGTGGCGCTGCGCAACGCGGAGAACCTGGGCCTGGACGTGGACGGCCGGGTGGCCGACGCCGAGCGCATCCCGTACCCGGACGACAGCTTCGACCTGGTGGTCGGGCACGCGGTGCTGCATCACATCCCGGACGTGCCCGCGGCCTTCCGCGAGGTGCTGCGCGTGCTCAAGCCGGGCGGGCGGTTCGTCTTCGCCGGGGAGCCGACCAAGATCGGCAACTTCTACGCGCGCAAGCTCGGCCAGCTCACCTGGTGGCTGACCACGAACGTGACCAAGCTGCCCGCGCTGTCGGACTGGCGGCGGCCGCAGGAGGAACTGGACGAGTCCTCGCGGGCGGCGGCTCTCGAAGCCGTGGTCGACCTGCACACCTTCGACCCGTCCGAGCTGGAGCGCATGGCGCTGGGCGCGGGCGCGGTGGACGTGCGCGCGGTCACCGAGGAGTTCGCCGCGGCGCTGGCCGGCTGGCCGATCCGCACCTTCGAGGCCGCGGTGCCGCAGGAGAAGCTGACGGTGAAGTGGCGGCTGTTCGCCTACCACCTGTGGCTGCGGCTGTCCGCTGTGGACAAGAAGCTGCTGGCGAAGGTGCTGCCGCGGCAGCTGTTCTACAACGTGATGATCGCCGGCACCAAGCCGCCCGCCGCGACCGGGCTGTAG
- a CDS encoding rhodanese-like domain-containing protein produces MSIEDALAAARATLSRVEPEAASRLQAEGALVVDIRPHANRLEEGEIPGSVPVERIHLEWRLDPASEHRLPEVHPDLAVVVVCNEGYASSLAAADLKRLGLRHATDLIGGYRAWRSAGLPTTPGGRPAIP; encoded by the coding sequence ATGAGCATCGAAGACGCGCTCGCCGCCGCCCGCGCCACCCTGTCCAGGGTGGAGCCGGAGGCGGCCAGCCGCCTGCAAGCCGAAGGCGCGCTGGTGGTGGACATCCGCCCGCACGCCAACCGCCTGGAGGAAGGCGAGATCCCCGGGTCGGTCCCCGTCGAACGAATCCACCTGGAATGGCGCCTGGACCCGGCGAGCGAGCACCGCCTGCCCGAGGTACACCCGGACCTGGCGGTCGTGGTGGTGTGCAACGAGGGCTACGCCTCCAGCCTCGCCGCCGCCGACCTCAAACGGCTCGGCCTGCGCCACGCCACCGACCTCATCGGCGGCTACCGAGCCTGGCGCTCCGCCGGCCTCCCCACCACCCCCGGCGGCCGCCCCGCCATCCCCTGA
- a CDS encoding cysteine dioxygenase: MTQSLIRPDFEIHPRITDPLLPDLLHPERQLWTPRELADLTRTVTNELTSSLRSILRFDEEQRWWARLALTDGVELWLLSWLPGQHTAPHDHGGAAGSFTVLQGQLTEDYRYPGGPIRQRSHFTGDGIGFGAGRAHQVTGAGATPAASVHAYSPPLVPTRTYTSLNDVPAQIPPLPATLTR, from the coding sequence ATGACCCAGTCGCTCATCCGCCCGGACTTCGAGATCCACCCGCGCATCACCGACCCGCTGCTCCCGGACCTGCTGCACCCGGAGCGGCAGCTGTGGACGCCGCGGGAGCTGGCCGACCTGACCAGGACCGTGACCAACGAGCTGACCTCGAGCCTGCGGTCGATACTCCGCTTCGACGAGGAACAGCGCTGGTGGGCTCGCCTCGCGCTGACCGACGGTGTCGAACTGTGGCTGCTGTCGTGGTTGCCCGGCCAGCACACCGCCCCGCACGACCACGGTGGTGCCGCCGGTTCGTTCACCGTCCTGCAGGGCCAGCTGACCGAGGACTACCGCTACCCGGGCGGCCCGATCCGGCAGCGGTCGCACTTCACCGGCGACGGCATCGGCTTCGGTGCCGGTCGCGCGCACCAGGTCACCGGCGCCGGCGCCACCCCGGCGGCCAGCGTGCACGCGTACTCGCCGCCGCTGGTGCCCACCCGCACGTACACGAGCCTGAACGACGTGCCCGCGCAGATCCCGCCGCTGCCTGCCACGCTGACCCGATGA
- a CDS encoding class I SAM-dependent methyltransferase produces the protein MAYSFTLDDVAFLRSEAGEAALATCAELPLTERTRIADVATARRVVGDHYAAALETVLLRRKAVTKVDGSAGWLFTGDSLQQASASVVARHRAERLAGREVHDVTCSIGADLVELAKTASACTGSDLDEVRLAMARHNCAQAGVDADLLQADALRPRDGNAVVVADPARRDSSGRRTWKPADFAPPLDELAAAYSGRDLVVKCAPGLPPESVPWADEIELVSLDGQVREACLWAGEQATVKRRATVLRSDGTQWTVTDAEPDEVPVAPVGEWIVDPDGAVVRAGLVRHYGARHGLWQLDERIAYLTGDRPPPGVRAFRVIEHGPYQEKSLRAMLRRHEIGRLEILIRGLDVDPDALRRRMKLGGTQEASVVLTRIGRAPFAFLCRAEVIEPA, from the coding sequence TTGGCCTATTCGTTCACCCTCGACGACGTCGCCTTCCTGCGCTCCGAAGCCGGGGAGGCGGCGCTCGCGACGTGCGCCGAGCTGCCGCTGACCGAGCGCACCCGGATCGCCGACGTGGCCACCGCCAGGCGCGTGGTCGGCGACCACTACGCCGCGGCGCTGGAAACCGTGCTGCTGCGGCGCAAAGCGGTGACCAAAGTGGACGGTTCCGCGGGGTGGTTGTTCACCGGCGACTCGCTGCAGCAGGCGAGCGCCTCGGTGGTGGCGCGGCACCGGGCGGAGCGGCTGGCGGGCCGGGAGGTCCACGACGTCACCTGCTCGATCGGCGCCGACCTGGTCGAACTGGCGAAGACGGCGAGCGCGTGCACCGGTTCGGACCTCGACGAGGTCCGGCTGGCGATGGCGCGGCACAACTGCGCCCAGGCCGGGGTCGATGCGGACCTGCTCCAGGCGGACGCGCTGCGGCCACGGGACGGGAACGCCGTGGTGGTCGCGGATCCGGCTCGCCGGGACTCCTCGGGGCGCCGCACCTGGAAACCGGCGGATTTCGCGCCACCGCTGGACGAACTGGCCGCCGCGTACAGCGGCCGCGACCTGGTGGTGAAGTGCGCGCCAGGCCTGCCGCCCGAGTCGGTGCCCTGGGCGGACGAGATCGAGCTGGTCTCGCTCGACGGCCAGGTCCGCGAAGCCTGCCTGTGGGCCGGCGAGCAGGCGACCGTGAAGCGCCGGGCCACCGTGCTGCGGTCGGATGGTACACAGTGGACGGTCACCGACGCCGAGCCGGACGAGGTGCCGGTGGCGCCGGTGGGCGAGTGGATCGTCGACCCGGACGGGGCGGTGGTGCGGGCCGGGCTGGTCCGCCACTACGGCGCCCGGCACGGGCTCTGGCAGCTCGACGAACGGATCGCCTACCTCACCGGTGACCGCCCGCCGCCCGGGGTGCGGGCATTCCGGGTGATCGAACACGGGCCGTACCAGGAAAAGAGCCTCCGGGCGATGTTGCGGCGGCACGAGATCGGCCGGCTGGAGATTCTCATTCGCGGGCTCGACGTGGACCCGGATGCGTTGCGGCGCCGGATGAAACTCGGCGGTACCCAGGAGGCGAGCGTGGTGCTCACCCGGATCGGACGCGCGCCCTTCGCCTTCCTGTGCCGCGCCGAGGTCATCGAGCCGGCGTGA
- a CDS encoding enoyl-CoA hydratase/isomerase family protein — protein MGEFVSVEVEAGVGTIRLDRPPVNALNNQVQAELAEAAKEVTERADIRSVILYGGEKTFAGGADIKEMAARSYAEMVTFGTALSTSLSLLAGIPKPTVAAITGYALGGGLELALTADRRVAGDNVKVGQPEIQLGVIPGAGGTQRLARLIGPSKAKDLVYTGRFVKAEEALALGIVDEVVAPDDVYAAAHKWAAQFVNGPAVALRAAKAAIDGGLDVDLANGLKLETQLFAGLWATEDQANGMRSFIENGPGKASFEGK, from the coding sequence GTGGGAGAGTTCGTATCTGTCGAGGTCGAGGCCGGGGTGGGCACGATCCGGCTGGACCGCCCGCCGGTCAACGCGTTGAACAACCAGGTGCAGGCCGAGCTGGCGGAAGCCGCCAAGGAGGTGACCGAGCGTGCCGACATCCGCTCGGTGATCCTCTACGGCGGTGAGAAGACCTTCGCCGGTGGCGCGGACATCAAGGAGATGGCTGCCCGCTCCTACGCCGAGATGGTGACCTTCGGCACAGCGCTGTCCACTTCGCTCAGCCTGCTCGCCGGCATCCCGAAGCCGACCGTCGCGGCGATCACCGGGTACGCCCTCGGCGGCGGGCTCGAGCTGGCGCTGACCGCGGATCGCCGGGTGGCCGGTGACAACGTCAAGGTGGGCCAGCCGGAGATCCAGCTCGGCGTGATCCCCGGCGCCGGTGGCACGCAGCGGCTCGCGCGGCTGATCGGCCCGAGCAAGGCCAAGGACCTCGTCTACACCGGCCGGTTCGTCAAGGCCGAGGAGGCGCTGGCGCTGGGCATCGTGGACGAGGTCGTCGCCCCGGACGACGTGTACGCGGCGGCGCACAAGTGGGCCGCGCAGTTCGTGAACGGTCCGGCGGTGGCGCTGCGGGCGGCGAAGGCCGCCATCGACGGCGGCCTCGACGTCGACCTGGCCAACGGGCTGAAGCTGGAGACGCAGCTGTTCGCCGGGCTGTGGGCGACCGAAGACCAGGCCAACGGCATGCGGTCGTTCATCGAGAACGGCCCCGGCAAGGCCAGCTTCGAAGGGAAGTAG